One Vicia villosa cultivar HV-30 ecotype Madison, WI linkage group LG5, Vvil1.0, whole genome shotgun sequence genomic window, ttcatcttcaacctcacattacttttgtaatatcttagtgagatttaagcttagaacttaagagaaatatcacagttgtgattatagcttattaagaagcattgtaatactcttgtaagaatttgtttacattaatttgtaaaaggttcctagagtgatcaaggtgtgatcagaatactctagaagacttagaaggtatctaaagtagtttcgttaacaacgaactaggataaaaatcattgtgcaattgttttttatcttaagagtttttaaattcacacttattcaaaccccccctttctaagtgtttttctatccttcaatgtcacggttggacacagatattgtggagcatcgtttttCGTTGAAGCCCGAATACCCTcatgtcaagcaaaagctaagaagaagtcatcccgatatggcggAGAAGATCAAAAGTTAAGTTCTAAAGAAAATAGATGCAAGTTTTCATGTCAAATCTATATACCCTAAGTGGATTGCCAACATTGTGCCAGTCCTGAAGAAAGATGGGAAAgtccgaatgtgtgttgattgtagagatttgaataaagccagtccaaaagatgattttcctctgccTCACATTGATATATTGGTGGATAGTACGACAAAGTTTGAGgtgttctcctttatggatggctTTTCAGGATACAACGAGATCAAGATGGTGTcggaagacatggaaaagaccaCATTCATCACACCATGGGGAACATTCTGTTATagagtaatgccttttgggttgaagaatgcaggTGCGACGTACCAGAGGGCCATGATtacccttttccatgatatgatgcacaaagaaattaaggtatatgtggatgacatgatttccAAGTCTCAATCAGAGGAAAGGCACATGGAAGATCTATTGAAGTTGTTTCAATGTTTGAGGAAGTATTGTCTCCGCTTGAATCCAAATAATtatacttttggtgtccgttccggaaagttgttgggtttcattgtcagtcagaaagGAATCAAAGTAGATCCCGATAAAGTCAAAGCTATTCAAAATATGCCAGCACCAagaactgagaaacaagtgagaggtttcctcgggcgtttgaattatatctccaggttcatctccaatatgactgctacctgtgaacCCAATTCCaatttgttaaagaaaaatcagggacgTGTGTGGACTGAGGATtgtcaaaaagcttttgaaagtATCAAGGAATATCTGATTGAACCTcctattttgctccctccagttgaggaagacctttgattatgtacctcagaGTGCTTGAGAATTTAATGGAAtatgtgctgggtcaacatgacgagtcttgtcgaaaagagcacgcaatatactaccttagcaaaaagttttccgagtgcgaaacaagatacaagctacttgagaaaacttgttgcgctttagtgtgggctgctcgccgactaagacagtatatgttggttcacaccaccttgttgatttccaaaatggatccaatcaagtatatATTTGAAAAGGCTGCGTTAACTCAAAGGATTTCTcggtggcaaatgttgttatccgaatatgacattgaatatcgCGCTCAAAAAGCCATGAAAGATAGTGTGTTAGCAGAGTACCTTGCTCACCAACTGATTGAGGATTATCAGTCTATCAGAATGGATTTCCCAGATGAGGATGTGATGTATTTGAGAGCTCGAGATTCTGATGAGCCATTGCTAGAAGAAGGATCGGAACCTGGATCTCGATGGGGTTTAGTTTcttatggagcttctaatgttcatggtcATAGAGTTGGTGCAGTTATTATCACTCCACAAGGTTCACATATTCCTTTTACTGCaatga contains:
- the LOC131604598 gene encoding uncharacterized protein LOC131604598, whose amino-acid sequence is MDPIKYIFEKAALTQRISRWQMLLSEYDIEYRAQKAMKDSVLAEYLAHQLIEDYQSIRMDFPDEDVMYLRARDSDEPLLEEGSEPGSRWGLVSYGASNVHGHRVGAVIITPQGSHIPFTAMICFDCTNNIFEYEAIMGLEEAIDLRIKILDVFGDSALVISQIKGE